A single window of Ammospiza caudacuta isolate bAmmCau1 chromosome Z, bAmmCau1.pri, whole genome shotgun sequence DNA harbors:
- the ELL2 gene encoding RNA polymerase II elongation factor ELL2, with product MAELRAWAGSSEFRRAPFRTASRRAPTSTAMPVRVSQRCQEQQPNASDAWQNGSAQDVKLCNPLGAYCWDRPSLVFRDLKLEVEVSLSAVYRRPYRDRVIHLLALRAYKKPELLARLQRDGVMQKDKGSLAKILQQVAKWNAKDNSFSLKEHLFQTLQTDWPGYTEIDRQNLKLILSGAGSISPCTHEVQQTETFPSSSVPAPAREQKEIPNSNGEKNELGRLKQWHRLDFDEGTTKDTSIASTCSATSDQPDYLRKYVAIVSLEQRQRYKDDFNAEYDEYRNLHSQIEKITKKFRQFQEQWKCLTPGSESHQALHHRILADYQQLQQGSPSYSEMKSRCLYLHNKLAHIQSRISEFDQL from the exons ATGGCGGAGCTGCGGGCCTGGGCAGGATCCAGTGAGTTCCGCAGGGCCCCATTCCGCACTGCGTCCCGCAGGGCccccaccagcactgccatgccCGTCAGGGTGAGCCAgaggtgccaggagcagcag cCAAATGCCAGTGATGCCTGGCAAAATGGAAGTGCACAGGATGTCAAATTGTGTAACCCACTTGGAG CATATTGTTGGGACAGGCCATCTCTAGTGTTCAGAGACCTCAAACTGGAGGTGGAGGTCAGCCTCAG TGCTGTTTATCGCCGACCCTACAGGGACAGGGTGATTCATTTACTTGCTCTGAGGGCTTACAAGAAGCCAGAGTTGCTTGCTCGCTTGCAGAGAGATGGAGTCATGCAAAAGGACAAGGGCAGCCTTGCAAAGATCCTTCAGCAG GTAGCCAAGTGGAATGCAAAGGATAATTCCTTCAGTCTGAAGGAACATCTCTTTCAAACCCTTCAGACTGATTGGCCTGGCTACACTGAAATAGACAGACAGAATTTGAAGTTAATCCTCTCTGG TGCTGGCTCCATTTCCCCCTGCACCCATGAGGTGCAACAAACGGAGACATTTCCGAGTTCCAGCGTCCCAGCACCTGCCAGGGAGCAGAAGGAGATCCCCAATTCAAACGGGGAGAAAAATGAATTGGGGCGGCTGAAGCAGTGGCACCGCTTGGATTTCGATGAAG GAACTACTAAAGATACTTCCATTGCCTCCACATGCTCTGCAACAAGTGACCAACCAGATTACTTGAG aaaATACGTAGCCATCGTCTCCTTGGAGCAACGCCAGCGCTACAAGGATGACTTCAATGCAGAGTATGACGAATACCGGAATTTACATTCTCAGATTGAGAAGATCACAAAGAAGTTCAGACAGTTTCAGGAGCAATGGAAGTGTCTGACTCCAGGCTCTGAATCCCATCAG GCACTGCATCATCGAATCCTAGCAGATTATCAGCAGTTACAACAG GGTAGCCCCAGCTACTCTGAAATGAAGAGCAGGTGCCTGTACCTCCACAACAAGCTGGCCCATATTCAGAGCCGCATTTCTGAATTTGACCAGCTGTAA